From Triticum aestivum cultivar Chinese Spring chromosome 7B, IWGSC CS RefSeq v2.1, whole genome shotgun sequence:
TTTTACTTTTGTAATTGTCCTacttgcaagtccaccatcgaatCGCAACTGTGGGTGCCCGTATGCCACTTGCAAGTAGACCaacgactcgcaactagggttggTTTACTCGATGCCACTTGCAACTTGACCATGTACTTGCAACTGGTCTGTTTTTTGTATGTAGTTTTTgcaattgccctagttgcaagtccatcattAACTCGCAACTATGAAGGACCCACATGCCAATGGCAAATAGACCCTCGACTCGCAATTGGTCTgatgtttttttagttttgtaattgccctagttgcaagtccaccatcgactcgcgactgtgggtgcccgcatgccacttgcaagtagaccatcaactcacaactagggttgtttactcgatgccacttgcaactcgaccATCAACTTGCAACTCGGCTTTTTTGTTGTTGTNNNNNNNNNNNNNNNNNNNNNNNNNNNNNNNNNNNNNNNNNNNNNNNNNNNNNNNNNNNNNNNNNNNNNNNNNNNNNNNNNNNNNNNNNNNNNNNNNNNNNNNNNNNNNNNNNNNNNNNNNNNNNNNNNNNNNNNNNNNNNNNNNNNNNNNNNNNNNNNNNNNNNNNNNNNNNNNNNNNNNNNNNNNNNNNNNNNNNNNNNNNNNNNNNNNNNNNNNNNNNNNNNNNNNNNNNNNNNNNNNNNNNNNNNNNNNNNNNNNNNNNNNNNNNNNNNNNNNNNNNNNNNNNNNCTACAATCGACTCGCAATTGTGGGGGCCCGTATGCCACTTGCAAATGGACCCTCCACTCGCAACTGGTCTGTTTTTGTTTTGTAGTTTTgtaattgccctagttgcaagcccaccatcgacttgcaactgtgGGTAcccgcatgccacttgcaagtagaacatcgactcgcaactagggttgtTTACTTGATGCCACTTGCAACTCAACCATCAACTTGCAACTTGACTTTTTGTTGTTCTTTTGaaattgccctagttgcaagtcaaccatcaactcgcaactgtGGGGGCCCGCATGCCACTTGCAAATGGATCCTCGACTCACAACCGGTCTATTTTTTGTATGTAGTTTTgcaattgccctagttgcaagtcaaccatcgactcacaactgtaGGGGGACTGCATCCTACCTGCAAAtagaccctcgactcgcaactggtctATTCTTTTTTGTAGTTTTGTGATTGCCCTAGTTTTAAGTCCACCATCGACTTGCAATTGGTATATTTTTTTCTACTTCTGTAATTACCCTAGTTGCAGGTCCAACATCGACTCACAATTGTGGGTGCCTGCATGCCACTTGCAAGTAGACCATGACTCGCATCTAGGGTTGTTTACTCGATGCCACTTGGAACTCCACCAACAACTTGCAACTTGGATTTTTTGTGGTTGTTTgcaattgccctagttgcaagtcaaccatcgactcgcaactgtggGGGCCCATGTGCCACTTGCAAATAGACCCTCGACTCACAACTGGTGTGTTTTTTTACTTTTgtaattgccctagttgcaagtccacaatCGAGTCACAATTTGTGGGTGCCCGCCTGCCACTTGCAAGTAGACCATCGACTCGTGACTGGTCTGTTTTTTCTTGTTGTTAGGTCTTTTTGTTATAGTTGCATCTGCTCGTACTGCAATTACAGAACATATAATGTGACCGCAACCAGAGGTCGGGATAGTTGTCAACGCCGATGAAATCGGTTCCAATTTTTTGTTAGGTCTTTTTGTTGTCGTTGCAACCGCTCCAACTCGGAGCAATTTGCAACTCAGCACACCCTAGCACAACTGCAGGACATATAATGCAAACGCAACTAGGGGTTGGGGGAAGGGTTGTCGACGTCGATGGAATACAAGCAACTGTGGGCCCCGCATGTCACTTGCAAGCGGATCATTGACTTGCAACTTTGGGTGGTTACTCGATGTCAGTTGCAACTCAACCCCGGACTTGCAACTAGCCAAATTTTGTATGCTGCTTCGTAATTGCCCCAGTAGCATGTCCACAATCGTCTCGCAACTGCAAGGGcccgcatgccacttgcaagtagaccatcgactcgcaactggtctTTTGCGTTGTTGTATGTTGTTGTTTTTGTTCTTGTTgttggttgttgttgttattgttgttgtgttgGTTGTTGGGGGTGTTTACTCGACGCCACTTGCATCTTGACCGTCTACTAGCAAATGGTCAGACCATCGACTCGAAACTGGTCTGTTTTTTTACTTTTGTAATTGTCCTACTTGCAAGTCCATTATCGAATCTCAATTGTGGTTCCCACATGACAGTTGTAAGTAGACcaccgactcgcaactagggttgcTTTACTCGATGCCACCGTCAACTTGACCATGGACTTGCAACTGGTTTTTTTTTGTATGTAGTTTTTgcaattgccctagttgcaagtccatcattCACTCACAATTGTGAAGGGCCCAGATGCCAATTGCAAAtagaccctcgactcgcaactggtttgttgttttttgtagttttgtaattgccctagttgcaagtccgccATCGACTCACAACTGTGGGTGCCCGCATGCCACTCGCAAGTAGACCATCAACTCACAACTAGGGTTGTTTACTCgatgccacttgcaactcgaccATCAACTTGCAACTCGGCTTTTTGGTTATTGTTTgcaattgccctagttgcaagtccaccatcgacttgcaactgtgGGGGCCCGCATGCCACTTGCAAATGGACCCTCCACTCGCAACTGGTCTATTTTTGTTTTGTAGTTTTgtaattgccctagttgcaagtccaccattgacttGCAACTATGGGTGCCCACATGCCACTTGCAAGTAGAACATCGACTCGCATCTAGGGTTGTTTACTCGATGCCACATGCATCTCGACCATCAACTTGCAACTCggctttttgttgttgttttgcaattgccctagttgcaagtcaaccatcgactcgcaactgtggAGGACCGCATATCACTTGCAAATAGACCCTTGACTCGCAATTAGTCTACTTTTTGTATGTAGTTTTTgcaattgccctagttgcaagtcaaccatcgactcacaactatgGGGGCCCGCATGCCACTTGCAAATAGACCCTTGACTCACAACTGGTCTATTTTTTGTCTGTAGTTTTTgcaattgccctagttgcaagtacaccatcaactcgcaactgtGGGGGGCCTGCATCCCACTTGCAAATAGATACTCGACTCACAACTGGTCTGTTTTTTTGTAATTTTGTAATTGCCCTAGTTGCAACTCCAACATCGACTCACAACTATGGGTGTCTCCTGCCACTTGCAAGTAGACCATCGACTCGCAAATAGGGTTGTTTCTCgatgccacttgcaactcgaccatcgacttgcaactcggCTTTTTCTGTAGCTTGtttttgccctagttgcaagtccaccatcaactCACAAATGTGGGTGCCCACATGCCACTTGCAACTCGATCATCGACTTGCAAATTCTTTTTTTGTAGTTTGtgattgccctagttgcaagtcgaccatCGACTCGCAGCTGGTCTATTTTTTGTCTGTACTTTTGTAATTGCCCTAATTACATGtccaccattgactcgcaactggtATGTTTTTTGTCCGTAGTTTTgtaattgccctagttgcaagtccaccattgactcgCAATTGTGGGGGCCCGCATGCCGCTTCTAAATATACCGTCGACTTGTAACTAGGTCTTTTTGGTTTGATGCCACTTGAAAGTCGACATTCCCCCTGCAACTGGTTCATTTGTTTTTTCATGCCACTTGCAAGTGGACACTCGACCTGCAAGTGGTTTTTTTTATTTTGATGCTCACTTGCATGTGGACACTAAGTTTGCAATGTTTTTTTCGTTGATTCCAGTTCAAGTCAACGGTCAACTTTGCAACTGGGTTTTCTTGTTTCATGCCATTTGCCAGTCGAGGGTCGATTAGAAACTGTgggatcattttttttctttgttgccaCTTGCAAGTAAAGTGTCATTATTTGCATTTTTGTGTTTTGTGATCTTACGGAGTCCACCGTTTTTCTTTTTGACTTGCAACTATGATTCTTTGTGTTCATGCCTTTTTTTTGCAAGTCCAATCTTTTTGATTCGATAGTTTATATTTCACAAACACTTTTTTCCGTATCTTTTTGAAGCTAAAATTTTGCAACGAAGCGTCAACTAATAACTCGAGAGCCCCTAGTTGTTAGTCCTTAGTGAACACACAACTatgctttttttccttttttagtcTCTTTTTTTGTTGATTTTGTTGCAGGTGCACTAGTGATTTTTAGTGACCCTTTTTTTAATTCTCAATTTTTAGATTCATATTTTTTTACTAGGAGAGACCCCAAAATGCTTTCTCTAGGTGTTTCTAGACTAAACACAGTGTTCTGTAGTCAACTGCCATTTATAAACTCTTTTAGGGGGGTTTTCTGTAAGATCTCCACAACAACAACGATTCTCCAATGTATATCCACACAGACACATttattttttcatttattttgtctCCCATTTGCACTATTTGAATCAGTggcgcagaggaggaggaggaggaggaggagcctcccGCTCCGCACCTCTGCTGGACGCACGAGGCATCCGATTTGGAGATGGCGGGGCAGCGCTGCACAACTGTCGAGGCATGCGGCATCCACACCGCGGACGGCCTCTGCGCCGCCGACAAGCCACCGTCGTTCGGCCCTGCATGCGAGCTCTGCGTGGCCAACGGGATCTTCGGTGTGGGCGCCGTCCGGCAGCTGACAACAGCCGAGTCGCGCCAAGtctccctcccccctctccccaTGTGGAATCTGCTTGATTTTTGCTCGTGCCACTTGCTCAAATTTTTGCTCCGGCCGCGCCTGTGTTGCCATACGTTTCACCCTAGGCAGATTCAGTGGTCTGATTTTCACTAGAGTTGTTGTTGCATAGGGATACCACAGTTGAGCATGCACAGAATAAATTCAAGGCAAATAAGGACTGTCGTCGTAGTTGTTTTCAATGTTTTTGTTCTCAGTGTATATGTTGACAGAGCATGTACCACGTATTCACTTTTCTAATTGCTCAGAGAGCATGCATCATCTTCAGAGAGCACTCATTAGTCAATGTTCAGACAAGAATGCATGATGGACTGAGAGTTTGACCCATCATCTTTAGCAATTTTTCAGAGAGACATACTTCAAGTTTAGAGAGTTTGACTCATCATGTTCAGTAATCGCTCAGATTGTCCCCCCATTTTTTCCCTGCTAGTGTTGAATTGTGTATCATTTATTCAGAGACTTTGACTCATGAGTCAATGTTCAGAGAGGATGCCTTCATTTTTCAGAGAGTTTGAGTCATCAGCCATCTTTTGTCATGGTTGTCACATAGGCAGCAATCATGTTTTTTAGTCATGAAAGAACGAAACCCCCCCTGATGTAGTGTTTGTCAGCACACATGTTGTGCCAGTTTTAGAGAGATGTGCGTCTAGCTGTGATTTTTCTATCAGTGTTCTAGAGAGATGTGCGGGGCTCAAAAAAGCCCAAAACTGACAACCCAAAAACAAACAACGACAAAAAAAAACAACTGAAAGCTGACAACCCAAAAAATAAAAACCAAAGAGGCCCGTTCTTGTGTTTTTTCACCAAGAATAAGGATGGTGTAGGCCTTCCAGGAAAACGGGCTGAGACAAGAAAACGTGATGTCATGCATACGTCGTGTGAATGAGACCAATTTATGTCTCATTTGAATGAGTTTCAGGCGCTCCCAATTCATTTTATAAAAAAGCTGGGACCATTTGAACATCCGTTATACTAATTTATTTTCGGAAATACTTTCTTCgtctcaaaatataagaacgtttttaacactatactaatgtcaaaaacatttttatattataggacggagggacgTACATGTATTTTCCACGTCCGGTGCACGTCACATTTCCTCACCCCTCCCCCGTAACAACCCAGCAAGAGGCGGTTCGCTCGTGTGAAGTGAACACACGCGTAATAACCACCCCAAGAGCCGTTCCGTTCGCCCGTTTGCCAGCTGGCTCGCCATATAAATACTTCGCGTTCACTTGGATTGACTCCCAGTCCCCGGCCTCACCGGAAAGATCACCACACCAGCCAACTCAAATCCTCCTCTCCTCCCTTCCCTCCCTCCCATTCCGATTCCCCACCGACTCCCCAAACCCCCTCGTAAACCCTACCTCGCCGCGCGACGACGccagcggcggtggcggagcgccCACCGCGTCCCCGCCTCCCTCGCCCCGCCGCAGCCGGCAAGGGCAAGGGGAAGATGAAGGGAGACGATCTGGTGAGCAGCGACGACCCCGCCGCTTCTCTCCCTTCTCTTCCTCCGCCTCCTCCCCGCGGGGCGGGGGCGCCGCTCGTCCTCTCTCTTACGGGTGCGGTCGCGTGACTCGCGTCTCGTGCCTGTCGCAGTCGGAGGAGGACCTCGAGCTCAAGGCGCGTCTCGAGGATTGCGTGGAGCGGGCGCAGAGCCGCGACCCCCGCCTCCGGATAGGCGCCATCGACACCCTGAGGTAATGCCTGCTGCCGCTTCTGAACTTCCCCGGGATTCGGCCGCATCGCTGCCAAATTTGGATGGCCAGTTTAGGCGCGAAAACCAGATTCCGTGTGATCCGGGCGCGAAAACCGAATTCGGCTCGGGCGCTGCTGCTCTGTTTCTAGTGCCCCGCACCACTGTCAATTATGATTAGTTTCGGTTCCGGTCTCCTGCTTAGTTCCGGTTCGGATTCAGGCGCGTCGCTGTCAATTTTGGATGGCCATTTTTTAGGCGCGAACACCAGAATCCGCGTGATCCGTTTTCTCGATTCGCATGCAAATGTTTGTTGCGCCGCTGCTTAGTTTGTTGTCTCCTGCTCCCTAATCTCTGGGTTGATTTCTCGATTTACCTACCGGTATGTACTGCAATCTGCAGGCTAGTTTATGGGAAATGTTACGCTCTGCGAAATTCATTGTCATGAAAATTTGCAAGGACGGGAATGCTGTTCCGGTTTTTGGTTGTGCTGGTTTGCTTATTTTGCAAGGGCACCGATTTTGGGCCCAGTTGGAGGCTTGTTACGTCCCTCTGCTCTTAAATTGGGACAGGATACTACGAAATCAAAATTCCTATTGCGTCATGCTTTCGTTGTCGAATTTCCCTATCATGTTATGATGGGATATTTGATTTGGTTTGTTCATTTCGAATGTTGCATCCTACTGCTGCTATTGGACTGTAGCACTGCATTCCTCAAACAGCTAATATGCCATTTTTCTTCTCAGTTCATAGTTAACTGTGATTAATGCTTAACAGGAAAGAGATTCGTGCGGCGACAAGCTCAATGACGTCTGCCCCGAAACAACTCAAATTCCTCCGCGCACACTATGGAACTCTCAAGACTTGCTTTGAGAGAATGCAGGATTCTGAACAGCAGAAGGTATCAATGTATTGTTAATCTCTCAGTTGAGCGGCTCGAGCCAAGCTTAAAAGTACTGCTTGGTGCTCATGATTTTCTGTTCTTATTGTGCAGAAACATATGGCAGACATTCTGTCAGTATTGGCCTTGACAATGTCTGGTGAAGGAGAAAGGGTATGCAAAAATACCAAAGCACTGTTCAAACATTTGTGCATTTCCTTCTGTTAGTATCTTTCTTCTTTACAAATAGCCATCATGTGAAGTTCTGAGCAAGATATATTCTACAGATAGTTTCATTTATTTCTAGGAGTAGTTCATACTGGTTAGAGTTTGCTTCAGCACTCATCAAATAAGGATCTTAAAAGCAGATTAGATGGCATAAGCaaagagcaaatatgtgaaggccCCAAACAAAAATCTAGAGTAACAGCCTCAGCTATCTCTCTCTGTTATGCTGCAACTAACCTGAACCCACTAAAAAATTTAGCCGTGCATGCTGCTGGGACAAAGGGCAGTGATTAATCTTCATTGTATAACTTAGTAACTTACCTATAGCTCGATCATATCTCATCCTATATTCCCCTATTCGACCATTATCAACATCAACACATGGTCCATCAACTGATTTATTTAACTTCTGGATTGATCGTCCCGTGCCCAATGTTGCTGGCGAGAGAACCAGATCTGTCGCTGCAACCTCAACAGTGTTATGCTTTCACACAAACCAGATAGCTAATAGGCACCTAGTCCTTTTCTTTGCTCGGGTATTTTAACACCAGAACCTACATGTAGGTAGGTTTACTTCAATACAGGTTTTCCCTCATCGTAAAACACCTAACTTCCGTTATAATTCATAAGCTTTTTTGGAAAGTTGAATACTGAAATGAGCATCTAGATTTAATTCACCATTACTGTACAGGGCTGGATTTGCTAAACTTTGCTTCCTTTTCTTGTTTTAGGAAAGCCTGAAGTACTGTATGATGGGCTCTTTAGTTGATGTATGTTCATGGGGACATGAATACGTGAGGTAATGACATTATCCAGCCTCCCTGGCTGTAATTCTAACCTTACCTTTTTCTTCATGTTACTTGTAACTAGCTCCCTATTAGCATTATTTACTATGCTGTCTTCCTATACACTATTTTCCATCCTTGTAACTACAAATACAACGTGATGTGAATTTATTTTTGATACGCTGTCTCAAATGCAATACTAACTCTTGTTGGTCCAGTTTGAATGTTATTCACTTACCATCCTAGTCACTCTGGCATGTCAAATGCAAGCTATATTGTTTGGAAATTAATGGGTTATAGTATTGCTCTTaagttttttttgttgttgttgcggaAGCTCAAACTGTTCCATATAGTGGGCTCTAATTATGTCAATGTCTTGTTTGACAGAAACTTGGCTTTTGAAATTGGAAAAGAATGGAAGGTTAGATCCTAATCCACTACATCGGTTGTATTGCACAATTTCTTATATGTTCTTCATAGTACCCTGTTCTGTAGTATGATATCCACTTTCTGTCCGGATGGCAATGCCATTTCATGTGTCAGTTCCGTTTTTCCTGAACACGTACATAGTATATAGATATACATAGTTTTCGGCAAAAAATAATGGGCATTCAACTGAATACCCATGAATTGAAGTTGGCCTGCCCCTGGCACTCTTCACACTAGTATGACATCCAATTTCTGTGATTGCTGGTTTGCTATCTCTTAATGCATTCTACTTTGTTAGAAAAGAAGTTCCGTCAACTTTTTCTTTTGTTATCTATGCTATAGTGTATTAGTTGTTCCATGTAGTTGGGCTTAAATATGCAAACTTTATTCTTGGTCTTATAGTTATAATGCTAACCTTTTTCTTGTTTTGCAGTTCAATGGCTCATCAACGCCAATTGAATCAAAAATAAATGTAGTGCTGGAAATTGTCAAGTTTCACATGAAGGTTGATCCCGATTAGATTTTGTGTGTTGCATTTGTTTCATTTTGTTACTTCATCATATAAAAATATTAACTTACGTGGAATATGCTAATCGCTAATTGATAACCAATAGTAATTGTTTAAAAGAAACCTAATGGTGATTAATTCATTGATGGATTGAGAGTTTGATGGGTTTTGTTATTGTAGCATAATGCTGAAACTGAAGCTCTGGATCTTTTGCTGGAGGTTTGGTGAAACATTTCTGTTTGTATTAATGGATCAGTTTTATAATTATTGAGATGCAACTGAAGCATGGTATTTCTCTGTACATAGGTTGGATACCTTGAGATGCTTTCAGACGAAAAAAAGGAAGAATACCTTACGATGCTACTTCATCTTGTTGACTCTACCAACTACAAAAGGGCATGCTTGTATTTGACTAGTTGTTCTAAGTACGTGAATGAATTTATGTATTCTCTAATTTTATCGAGATTAAACTTGTGAACACTTGTTATGTTGGGGTGGAAACTGGCAGATACCTTTCTACACCCGACCATGAAGCCACACTTGGCACTGCCTATGACATGTACATGAAGTTTAGGGATCTTGCAAGTGCTTTGCGGATTGCACTTTTGGTCGACGACCACAAGGTGGGTGAATGAGCTATGCCTGTGATTTTGAGGTCCGAAATTAAATGGCACTAACATCAATCCAATGTCTTCTAGTATTGTGGTCAGAATGTGAAGATAAAGATGGTATTTGAAGAAACTAAAGATTTCTCCCTGAAGCAGCAATTCGCATTTATGATAGCACGCTATGTGAGTCTCATCCATGCTCAGACATGCAACAGAAGCAAAGTTATCTATTTTTGCCATCTTCTGCTGATTTATAATTCTGATAATTGGGATAGTTTGTAGCTATAGATTCCATACTACAGATAGTGTAAATTTCTGGGCAGACTCTTtgatttttattttcctttatcAATGAGCTCTTCTTATTGAAGGGTTTAAGCGTGGAGATTGATGATGAGATGGTTGCAGATGAAAATGAGAAGAATGCTTTACAGGAAGTAGTTTGTAACACCAAACTGGGTGAGGGGTACCATATCCTTGCGCGGGATATTGGTGTCATGGAGCCAAAATCTCCAGAGGACATATATAAGGTAGTATTTTGTTAGGTTATTTGCCGATTCAGTTTTTTCAGCAGCTTGTTAGTTTGTTTAGGCACCCCAGTTAAAATTTAAAAGACATGCTCATCTGTTAGGTTCATCTGATTGGCGGTCGAGGTGCCAAAAGCTCCAGCCTTGATTCTGCAAGGCCGAATTTGGCCGCAATTTTTGTCAATGCATTTGTCAATGCTGGTTATTGCCAGGTTAGCTCTTATGAACTTCCTCGCCATCTTTAGGGAAAGTACTGATATTAAGACCGTGTTCTTGTTGCAGGACAAACTCATGACTGCACTACCAGATTCTTTGCTATTCAAGAACAACGAACTTTGGAAAGCCAGTGCAGTAGCTAGTCTGGTATAGATATAATTCTCTTTCTATTAAGCACCTTTTAGATTACTAGATGATACGATAAGATGCCAGTACTAACTACTAAATACTAACACATCATTTTCAGGGAATGATACATCTGTGGGATCCTGATTTAGGATTTGCCGAACTTGACAAGTATCTGCACAGCAATGATACTAATGTCGTTGCAGGAACTTTGTTAGGTATAGGGATTGCCTCTTATGGTGTGAAGAAGGAATATGATCATGTACGTGCCACCCTACCCTACTCTATCCATCCTCTTGCTCTTCTAATGCAAGCCTTCTGCTGTAATAAC
This genomic window contains:
- the LOC123156186 gene encoding 26S proteasome non-ATPase regulatory subunit 2 homolog A isoform X2, which encodes MKGDDLSEEDLELKARLEDCVERAQSRDPRLRIGAIDTLRKEIRAATSSMTSAPKQLKFLRAHYGTLKTCFERMQDSEQQKKHMADILSVLALTMSGEGERESLKYCMMGSLVDVCSWGHEYVRNLAFEIGKEWKFNGSSTPIESKINVVLEIVKFHMKHNAETEALDLLLEVGYLEMLSDEKKEEYLTMLLHLVDSTNYKRACLYLTSCSKYLSTPDHEATLGTAYDMYMKFRDLASALRIALLVDDHKYCGQNVKIKMVFEETKDFSLKQQFAFMIARYGLSVEIDDEMVADENEKNALQEVVCNTKLGEGYHILARDIGVMEPKSPEDIYKVHLIGGRGAKSSSLDSARPNLAAIFVNAFVNAGYCQDKLMTALPDSLLFKNNELWKASAVASLGMIHLWDPDLGFAELDKYLHSNDTNVVAGTLLGIGIASYGVKKEYDHAHALISEYSTGATSITRIGGILGLGIAYAGSRKDELKSHFSITLSNSQTPFEELVFSSISLGLVFVGSCNEEIAESIISVLKNHSKELTEPIIHLLPVALGLLYLGKQMVDATAAKVSETLEEPLKKYCGLTLTSLAYAGTGNVLKVQELLRSCSNKLVKGGSDQGPAVLGIALIAMAEGLGAEMAVRSLEHLLQYGDCSIRRAVPLALGMLCVSNPKAVVVDTLSRLSHDADGAVSMAAIISLGLIGAGTNNARIAGLLRKLSSQQYGGYLYCVRIAQGLLHLGKGLLTLDPCHSDRLLLSPVALAGLVTVLHACLAMQPIIVEKYPYMLYILALAMQPRMLLTVDEDLKPLHVPVRVGQAVDVVGQAGSPRTITGFQTYNTPVVLAAGEQAELATEKYIPLTPVLEGFVILRKNPEHHED
- the LOC123156186 gene encoding 26S proteasome non-ATPase regulatory subunit 2 homolog A isoform X1; this encodes MKGDDLSEEDLELKARLEDCVERAQSRDPRLRIGAIDTLRKEIRAATSSMTSAPKQLKFLRAHYGTLKTCFERMQDSEQQKKHMADILSVLALTMSGEGERESLKYCMMGSLVDVCSWGHEYVRNLAFEIGKEWKFNGSSTPIESKINVVLEIVKFHMKHNAETEALDLLLEVGYLEMLSDEKKEEYLTMLLHLVDSTNYKRACLYLTSCSKYLSTPDHEATLGTAYDMYMKFRDLASALRIALLVDDHKYCGQNVKIKMVFEETKDFSLKQQFAFMIARYGLSVEIDDEMVADENEKNALQEVVCNTKLGEGYHILARDIGVMEPKSPEDIYKVHLIGGRGAKSSSLDSARPNLAAIFVNAFVNAGYCQDKLMTALPDSLLFKNNELWKASAVASLGMIHLWDPDLGFAELDKYLHSNDTNVVAGTLLGIGIASYGVKKEYDHAHALISEYSTGATSITRIGGILGLGIAYAGSRKDELKSHFSITLSNSQTPFEELVFSSISLGLVFVGSCNEEIAESIISVLKNHSKELTEPIIHLLPVALGLLYLGKQEMVDATAAKVSETLEEPLKKYCGLTLTSLAYAGTGNVLKVQELLRSCSNKLVKGGSDQGPAVLGIALIAMAEGLGAEMAVRSLEHLLQYGDCSIRRAVPLALGMLCVSNPKAVVVDTLSRLSHDADGAVSMAAIISLGLIGAGTNNARIAGLLRKLSSQQYGGYLYCVRIAQGLLHLGKGLLTLDPCHSDRLLLSPVALAGLVTVLHACLAMQPIIVEKYPYMLYILALAMQPRMLLTVDEDLKPLHVPVRVGQAVDVVGQAGSPRTITGFQTYNTPVVLAAGEQAELATEKYIPLTPVLEGFVILRKNPEHHED